GCTAATTCAATTTTAATGCAACGATTCATTATAATAGCATTTCTTCCAGCATTTTTCAACATTTCAGCCGCTTCTTGATTTTCTAATCCTAACTGTGCCCAAAAGATTTTGGCATCTGTTTCTAAAAAGTCTTTTGCAACTTCTGGTAAAAATTCACTGCGACGAAAAATATCGACAATATCGATTGAGCCAGGTACGTCTTGTAATTTCTCATAAACTTTCTCTCCGAGAATTTCTTGACCAGCTAATAATGGGTTTACGGGAATGATTTCATAACCGTACTCTTGTAGTAATTTCGCTATTTTATAGCTGGTGCGGTCTTCTTTTGCACTCAAGCCAACAACAGCAATTCGTTTGGCTTGCTTTAGGTACTCAAAGATTTGTTCTTGTGATGGGTTTTCTATAGGCATTTTAGTCATCCTTTCCGATTTCTCTCTATTTCATTATACAACGAATATTTAATTATTGTTAGCTGTTTCTATTCATGATAAAATAAATGCTAGTTTGAACAGAAAGAGGTTACTCTATGAAATTCTTTGTGCTATTGATTATCGCGTATTTATTAGGTTCTATTCCTTCAGGTGTTTGGGTGGGAAAACTGTTCTTTAAAAAAGACCTACGCCAGTTTGGCAGCGGTAATACAGGAACAACCAATACGTTTAGGGTTTTGGGAAAAAAAGCTGGTATTGCTGTTTTGTTGATGGACATTTTAAAAGGAACTTTAGCAACTTGTTTGCCACTATTGTTTTCTTTACATGTTAATCCACTAGTTTTTGGTGTTGCAGCCGTTTTAGGTCACACATTTCCAGTTTTTGCCAATTTTAAAGGGGGGAAAGCTGTTGCAACAAGCGCAGGCATGCTTTTAGCATACAATCCAGCATTTTTTGTTTATTCTGCCTTGATTTTTATTATTATGTTATACATTACTAGTATGGTAAGTTTGACAAGCATGATTAGCGCTGTGTTGATTACTCTTTCAACCGTTATTCTACCATTTGCTATTCCAGCAATTTTGCCTCGATTTGATTGGTTGTTGACATTGATTGCATTAGCTCTAACGATTTTCATTTTCATTCGACATAAAGAGAATATTCAGCGAATCAAAGATGGAACAGAAAGTCGTGTCCCGTTTGGATTAGGCTCAAAGAAATAAACGATTAAAACTCAGACAAGAAGCTCTTCATAACTTCTTGTCTGAGTTTTTTATTGGTCTTATTTCGCTGTAAGTGTATATTGTGTTTTAAAGATATCTGAGGCAGCTAATGTATTGATGCCTTTTTTATCGACTAAATTTCCTGTCGCATTCACTTCATCCGCTATACCACACCAGGGTTCAATACAAACGAATGGCGCTTCTTGTGGATAAGGAGACCAAATCCCCACGTAAGGCATGTCAGTATAGCTTAAACTAATGCTGTGAGCTCCCTCGTCTGTTTCAATCGTAAAAGCGTTTGCTCCTTTTGTTTCAAAAATAATGGCATCCTCTTTAAATAATTCGCGACGAATATCAAGACTTGTATTTGTTTGTCCTAATGTTTTATGTTC
The DNA window shown above is from Enterococcus sp. 12C11_DIV0727 and carries:
- a CDS encoding CoA-binding protein, translating into MPIENPSQEQIFEYLKQAKRIAVVGLSAKEDRTSYKIAKLLQEYGYEIIPVNPLLAGQEILGEKVYEKLQDVPGSIDIVDIFRRSEFLPEVAKDFLETDAKIFWAQLGLENQEAAEMLKNAGRNAIIMNRCIKIELAAMPK
- the plsY gene encoding glycerol-3-phosphate 1-O-acyltransferase PlsY, producing MKFFVLLIIAYLLGSIPSGVWVGKLFFKKDLRQFGSGNTGTTNTFRVLGKKAGIAVLLMDILKGTLATCLPLLFSLHVNPLVFGVAAVLGHTFPVFANFKGGKAVATSAGMLLAYNPAFFVYSALIFIIMLYITSMVSLTSMISAVLITLSTVILPFAIPAILPRFDWLLTLIALALTIFIFIRHKENIQRIKDGTESRVPFGLGSKK